In Panacibacter ginsenosidivorans, the following proteins share a genomic window:
- a CDS encoding ABC transporter ATP-binding protein produces MALLEVQHISKHIAGNLIVDDINFKQGALQKVAIAGESGAGKTTLLKIISGHAQADSGTVLFNGKRVIGPEEKLLPGHKEIAYLSQEHDLLHNYKVEELVWFENQLTHDEAATLFEICQIDHLLKRKTDQLSGGEKQRIALCMLLIKSPKMLILDEPFSNLDPIHTDILKAVLEDITGRLQITCMLTSHDPHDTLSWADEVIVMKEGKIIQQGTPQTIYHKPVNEYVAGMFGKYNLLNPEQAALFGIEANGKNVMLRPEEFVISTNAKEAVKGIIQKISFWGSFYEAEVLVNDVKIVVRMMRNEWKVGEEVCVNVNK; encoded by the coding sequence ATGGCATTACTCGAAGTACAACATATAAGCAAACACATAGCAGGCAATTTGATTGTTGACGATATAAATTTCAAACAGGGAGCATTACAAAAGGTTGCTATTGCAGGAGAATCTGGTGCAGGTAAAACAACATTATTAAAAATAATTTCTGGACATGCACAGGCAGATAGTGGAACAGTTTTATTCAATGGCAAAAGAGTAATTGGACCGGAAGAAAAATTATTACCGGGACATAAAGAGATCGCTTATTTATCACAGGAGCACGACTTGCTGCATAATTACAAAGTAGAAGAATTGGTATGGTTTGAAAACCAGTTAACACATGATGAAGCGGCAACATTATTTGAAATATGTCAGATTGATCATTTGCTGAAACGTAAAACAGACCAGCTTTCCGGTGGGGAGAAACAACGCATTGCTTTATGCATGCTGCTGATAAAATCTCCAAAGATGCTGATACTGGATGAACCGTTCTCCAATCTTGACCCAATACATACAGATATTTTAAAAGCTGTATTGGAAGATATTACGGGGAGATTGCAGATAACATGTATGCTTACATCGCACGACCCGCATGATACACTTTCCTGGGCAGATGAAGTAATTGTGATGAAGGAAGGAAAAATCATTCAGCAGGGAACACCGCAAACAATTTATCACAAGCCGGTGAATGAATATGTGGCAGGTATGTTTGGAAAATATAATTTATTAAACCCGGAACAGGCTGCATTGTTTGGTATTGAAGCAAATGGTAAAAATGTAATGCTGCGACCAGAAGAATTTGTTATCAGCACAAATGCAAAGGAAGCTGTAAAAGGAATTATACAAAAGATTAGTTTCTGGGGAAGCTTTTACGAAGCAGAAGTGTTGGTGAATGATGTAAAGATTGTCGTAAGGATGATGAGGAATGAGTGGAAGGTTGGGGAGGAAGTTTGTGTGAATGTGAATAAATGA
- a CDS encoding type II toxin-antitoxin system RelE/ParE family toxin, whose protein sequence is MAHTIVITPFAHNDEYEAYTWYEEQRIGLGEELLKELETAYQKISNNPEHYSFIDERKELRDFLIHRFPYLVVYRINGNTVEIIAVHHGKKHPSKKHGDKK, encoded by the coding sequence ATGGCGCATACAATTGTAATTACTCCTTTTGCGCACAACGACGAATACGAAGCCTACACCTGGTATGAAGAACAACGCATCGGTCTCGGTGAAGAGCTTTTAAAAGAACTTGAAACAGCTTACCAGAAAATATCCAACAATCCCGAACACTACAGTTTTATTGATGAACGAAAAGAACTAAGAGATTTCCTTATTCATCGCTTTCCTTATCTTGTTGTTTACAGGATCAATGGCAATACTGTCGAAATAATTGCTGTACATCATGGCAAGAAGCATCCATCAAAAAAGCATGGTGATAAAAAATAA
- a CDS encoding RtcB family protein — protein MGKLKITAKELRAIGYPESPVIPVAMNVMEKNYKHHTKEEAMEILKAVLAAPVEYANDAMLALIAEKLLPKALSFGEGLGEVSLNKEGVHFNIFGADHIEQGALHQMYAAAKLPVAVAGALMPDAHHGYGLPIGGVLATENAVIPYGVGVDIGCRMCLSIFDIDTKDLTQREAFFVRELGEATLFGSGAQFQQSPDHEVMDNKLFFEMPLLKGLHTRAWKQLGSSGSGNHFAEFGIIEIDETDAVLNVPAGKYVGFVTHSGSRALGANIANHYTRLAISKRRLPQEAKHLAWLTMDEAEGMEYWLAMNLAGDYASACHHVIHEKIAKQLGRKPMKMVENHHNFAWKEIHDGKKVIVHRKGATPAGKDVLGIIPGSMTAPGFIVKGKGSAASINSASHGAGRKMSRTQAMANITHNALKEELAKHNVKLLGGGLDEAPFAYKDIEVVMQSQKALVDVVGKFTPKIVKMCGAETNRTRKAGKRDAVEGE, from the coding sequence ATGGGAAAGTTAAAAATAACAGCCAAAGAATTGCGTGCAATCGGCTATCCCGAAAGCCCGGTGATTCCTGTGGCGATGAATGTGATGGAAAAAAATTATAAACATCACACAAAGGAGGAAGCGATGGAGATTTTAAAAGCAGTGCTTGCTGCGCCGGTGGAATATGCCAACGATGCAATGTTGGCGCTGATTGCAGAAAAATTACTGCCTAAAGCCCTCTCCTTTGGAGAGGGTTTGGGTGAGGTCTCTTTGAACAAAGAAGGCGTCCATTTCAACATATTTGGTGCAGATCATATTGAACAAGGTGCATTGCATCAAATGTATGCAGCAGCAAAATTACCGGTAGCAGTTGCCGGTGCATTAATGCCCGATGCCCATCACGGTTATGGTTTGCCGATAGGCGGTGTACTGGCAACAGAAAATGCGGTGATACCGTACGGCGTTGGTGTTGACATTGGCTGCCGTATGTGCCTGAGCATTTTTGATATCGATACAAAAGACCTTACGCAACGTGAAGCATTCTTTGTGCGTGAGCTCGGCGAAGCAACTTTGTTTGGCAGCGGTGCACAGTTTCAGCAATCGCCGGATCATGAAGTGATGGACAACAAATTATTTTTTGAAATGCCATTATTGAAAGGTTTGCATACACGTGCATGGAAACAGTTGGGATCATCAGGAAGTGGTAATCACTTTGCAGAGTTTGGCATTATTGAAATTGATGAAACAGATGCTGTGTTGAATGTGCCTGCAGGAAAATATGTTGGCTTTGTAACGCATAGCGGTTCACGTGCATTGGGTGCAAACATTGCCAATCATTACACACGACTGGCAATCAGCAAACGACGTTTGCCGCAGGAAGCAAAACATCTTGCATGGCTTACGATGGATGAAGCGGAAGGCATGGAATACTGGCTGGCTATGAATTTGGCGGGTGATTATGCAAGCGCTTGTCACCACGTGATACATGAAAAGATTGCAAAGCAGTTGGGTCGCAAGCCAATGAAGATGGTGGAGAACCATCACAACTTTGCATGGAAAGAAATCCATGATGGCAAGAAAGTAATCGTGCATCGCAAAGGTGCCACGCCTGCGGGTAAAGATGTGCTGGGTATTATTCCCGGCAGTATGACGGCACCTGGCTTTATTGTAAAAGGCAAAGGTTCAGCGGCGAGCATCAACTCCGCATCGCATGGTGCCGGCAGAAAGATGAGTCGTACACAAGCCATGGCAAACATTACGCACAATGCATTGAAAGAAGAACTCGCCAAACACAATGTAAAATTGCTCGGCGGCGGTTTGGATGAAGCGCCTTTTGCATACAAGGATATTGAAGTCGTAATGCAATCGCAGAAAGCATTGGTTGATGTGGTGGGCAAGTTCACGCCAAAGATTGTAAAGATGTGTGGTGCGGAAACCAATAGAACAAGAAAGGCGGGTAAGAGAGATGCGGTGGAAGGAGAATAA
- a CDS encoding tetratricopeptide repeat protein codes for MSQKTNIKIFIASSAELKEEREKCILIINKIRKNHKHLDLEPVEWEYDIVQGNFPGYENIQAGINKTLEECQLVIFLFYSRIGKYTREEFEIATNLNKKIFAYFKDGFTPKRETLQSFSEVLEFKESLTDTVLYKEYKNLIDFELLISDNLNLFFSEAYHITYVKRTDETVSTLSQSNLELIRMLGEKDNEIKELRAGNNKSNDRQIQLQIEKLTQEKESIRTELYQSQEIINQLAQYKQKLELQLGSQKVNDKLKAKALEEVERGNYEEAESYLKQSAKERINDTASTFYELAKIKKLQLQYTEALDYYELSIKVNPDNSDYQNEAGIIAYDLGLFEKAIKYYKKALDIALEYHDDKHPDVAIYYSNIGLAYYCKAEYKKAIQYHEKALKINQANYDENSEEIANGYNNLGLAFNGKGEYERAIQYYEKSSKINLKLYGEESTDIATDYNNIGSAYHNIGAYKKSIEYHKKALEINLKFYDDDSPEIAIDYNNLGSAYNSIGDYDKAIEYHKKALKIDRKYHGEMHQKIATRYNNLGLAYSNKGDYDKAIEYHKKALEIDTEYYGDDHPDIAIDYNNLGVAYYNKDIYNKAIDCYQKSLEIFKKFLPSNHQDIQNAEKNIRLVKQAI; via the coding sequence GTGTCTCAAAAAACCAACATAAAGATATTTATTGCTTCTTCAGCTGAATTAAAAGAAGAAAGAGAGAAATGTATTTTGATTATTAATAAAATCCGAAAAAATCATAAGCATCTCGACCTTGAGCCTGTTGAATGGGAGTATGATATAGTTCAAGGTAATTTTCCTGGATACGAAAATATTCAAGCTGGTATAAATAAAACACTAGAAGAATGTCAATTGGTAATCTTTTTATTTTATTCTCGGATTGGAAAGTATACAAGAGAGGAGTTCGAAATCGCTACGAATCTGAATAAAAAAATATTTGCATATTTTAAGGATGGCTTTACACCAAAACGGGAAACGTTGCAATCTTTTAGCGAAGTTTTAGAATTCAAAGAAAGCTTAACAGATACTGTACTTTATAAAGAATATAAAAATCTTATAGATTTTGAATTATTAATATCAGATAACCTGAATCTTTTTTTCTCTGAAGCCTATCATATAACTTATGTAAAAAGAACTGACGAAACTGTAAGTACGCTTTCACAGTCGAATCTTGAATTAATAAGAATGCTTGGAGAAAAAGATAATGAAATAAAAGAGTTGAGAGCTGGAAACAACAAGTCTAATGACCGGCAAATACAATTACAAATAGAGAAATTAACACAAGAAAAAGAAAGTATAAGAACTGAATTGTATCAAAGCCAGGAAATAATAAATCAATTGGCACAGTATAAACAAAAATTAGAATTGCAATTAGGATCTCAAAAAGTAAATGATAAGCTAAAAGCTAAAGCGCTTGAAGAGGTTGAAAGAGGAAACTATGAAGAAGCAGAAAGTTATTTAAAACAAAGTGCTAAAGAAAGAATTAATGACACTGCTTCTACATTTTATGAACTAGCAAAAATTAAGAAGCTTCAATTGCAATATACAGAAGCGTTGGATTATTACGAGTTATCTATAAAGGTAAACCCTGATAATAGCGATTACCAAAATGAGGCAGGAATTATTGCATACGATTTAGGGCTATTCGAAAAGGCTATTAAATATTATAAGAAGGCTTTGGATATTGCACTTGAGTATCATGACGACAAGCATCCTGATGTTGCAATTTATTATAGTAATATAGGTCTTGCTTACTACTGTAAAGCCGAGTATAAGAAAGCAATTCAATATCATGAAAAGGCTTTAAAAATCAATCAGGCTAACTATGACGAAAATTCAGAGGAAATAGCTAATGGGTATAATAATCTTGGGTTAGCTTTTAATGGTAAGGGAGAATATGAAAGGGCTATTCAATATTATGAGAAATCCTCGAAAATTAATTTAAAACTTTATGGTGAAGAATCAACAGATATTGCTACAGATTATAATAATATAGGTTCAGCTTATCATAACATTGGGGCGTATAAAAAATCAATCGAGTATCATAAAAAGGCTTTAGAAATAAATTTGAAATTTTATGACGATGATTCTCCGGAAATTGCCATTGATTATAATAACCTTGGATCGGCGTACAACAGTATTGGAGATTATGATAAGGCAATCGAGTATCATAAAAAGGCTTTAAAGATCGATCGAAAATATCATGGCGAAATGCATCAAAAAATTGCAACCCGTTATAATAATCTTGGCTTGGCATATAGTAACAAAGGAGATTATGATAAAGCAATCGAGTATCATAAAAAAGCTTTGGAAATAGATACTGAATATTATGGAGATGACCACCCAGACATCGCGATTGATTATAATAACCTAGGTGTTGCTTATTATAATAAAGATATTTATAATAAAGCCATTGATTGTTACCAGAAAAGTCTTGAGATTTTTAAAAAGTTTTTGCCTTCAAATCACCAGGATATTCAAAATGCGGAGAAAAATATTCGACTTGTAAAACAAGCTATATAG
- a CDS encoding RNA 2'-phosphotransferase, with protein MLSEKENTKLSKLLSYILRHKPEEYGIELGENGYTNVDELITKLNAHNENISFEILQHIVDTNNKKRFAFNEDLTKIRASQGHSVDVELGYTEQQPPEILYHGTVEKFLIAIMKDGLQKMKRHHVHLSADKTIATKVAERRGKPIILEIKAAEMFAAGYTFYHSDNGVWLTDHVPVEFIES; from the coding sequence ATGCTCTCTGAAAAAGAAAATACAAAACTAAGTAAACTCCTCTCTTACATTCTTCGCCACAAACCAGAAGAATATGGAATTGAATTAGGTGAAAACGGCTACACAAATGTTGATGAACTCATCACCAAGCTAAATGCACACAACGAAAACATCAGCTTCGAAATATTGCAACACATTGTAGATACCAACAACAAAAAGCGTTTTGCATTTAATGAAGATCTAACCAAAATAAGAGCAAGCCAGGGTCATTCAGTTGATGTAGAACTGGGTTATACAGAACAACAACCGCCGGAGATTTTATACCACGGAACAGTAGAAAAATTTCTTATAGCCATTATGAAAGATGGCTTGCAAAAAATGAAACGTCATCATGTGCATTTAAGCGCAGATAAAACAATCGCAACAAAAGTTGCAGAACGCAGAGGCAAACCAATTATATTAGAAATAAAAGCTGCTGAAATGTTTGCTGCAGGTTATACATTTTATCATTCAGATAATGGCGTTTGGTTAACAGACCATGTGCCTGTTGAGTTTATTGAGTCGTGA
- a CDS encoding EcsC family protein, whose product MQTYNIHPLQELKSWQKEMQRKPSFTNRLAKKLQTKMNSLLPEKVHKAITVAIKQMVRVVLFGAGITTSKPNTEDSLEIKEKAVLERIKMYRTTAAAEGGITGAGGILLGLADFPLLVGIKLKLLFDIAALYGFDTKDYKERIFILYIMQLAFSSQEERRNVYLKMENWKEHAQQLPDDINQYDWRTFQQEYRDYIDLAKMAQLIPIIGAPVGIVVNYRLIKKLGKTAMNAYRMRLL is encoded by the coding sequence ATGCAAACCTATAATATACATCCATTGCAAGAATTAAAAAGCTGGCAAAAGGAAATGCAGCGTAAGCCGTCTTTTACAAACAGGCTGGCTAAAAAACTGCAAACAAAAATGAACAGCCTGCTTCCCGAAAAAGTGCATAAAGCTATTACTGTTGCCATTAAACAAATGGTAAGGGTAGTTTTGTTTGGAGCCGGCATTACAACTTCAAAACCTAACACAGAAGATAGCCTGGAAATAAAAGAAAAAGCTGTGCTGGAACGCATAAAGATGTACAGAACTACCGCGGCTGCAGAAGGTGGCATAACTGGTGCCGGCGGCATCCTGCTTGGGCTTGCAGATTTTCCTTTGCTGGTTGGCATCAAATTGAAATTGTTGTTTGATATTGCCGCCCTTTACGGCTTTGATACCAAAGATTATAAAGAGCGCATATTTATTTTATACATTATGCAACTTGCGTTCAGCAGCCAGGAAGAAAGACGCAATGTGTATTTAAAAATGGAGAACTGGAAAGAACATGCGCAACAATTACCGGATGATATTAATCAATATGACTGGCGTACATTTCAGCAGGAATACCGCGATTATATTGACCTTGCAAAGATGGCGCAGTTAATTCCCATAATAGGTGCACCTGTTGGTATTGTGGTTAATTACAGGCTTATAAAAAAGCTCGGCAAAACAGCTATGAATGCTTACAGAATGCGATTGTTATAA
- a CDS encoding NADP-dependent isocitrate dehydrogenase, which produces MTKITIAKGDGIGPEIMDATLRILEAAGAQLDIEEIEIGEKIYLQGNQAGIAAEAWDSLRRTKVFLKAPITTPQGGGFKSLNVTTRKVLGLFANVRPCVSYHPFVQTKHPVMDVVIIRENEEDLYAGIEHRQTDEVYQCLKLISRPGTEKIIRYAFEYAKAYNRKKVTCFTKDNIMKMTDGLFHKVFEEVGEEYPDIQKEHWIVDIGAAKLADTPEVFDVIVMPNLYGDILSDVAAQITGSVGLAGSANIGDGFAMFEAIHGSAPRIAGANKANPSGLLLGAIQMLVHIGQKDVAEKIQNAWLKTLEEGIHTYDIYKEGTSKEKLGTKEFADAVIDRLGQQPTQLKPVAYSSSISNFNIQVSAQPKAKKELVGIDVFLQATGTTAEEIAKSIQQYTNGHLHLSMITNRGTKVWPNGFPETFCTDHWRCRFKATDNKILNFSHAIELQLKLHNANLDIIKTENLYRFDGEPAFTAAQGQ; this is translated from the coding sequence ATGACAAAAATTACAATTGCAAAAGGAGATGGCATCGGGCCGGAAATAATGGATGCCACCTTACGTATTCTTGAAGCTGCAGGTGCACAGCTTGATATTGAAGAGATCGAGATTGGTGAAAAAATTTATCTCCAGGGAAACCAGGCTGGAATAGCCGCAGAAGCGTGGGATTCGCTGAGAAGAACAAAAGTTTTTTTAAAAGCACCCATTACCACGCCGCAGGGCGGGGGTTTCAAAAGCCTGAATGTAACCACAAGAAAAGTACTGGGCTTATTTGCCAACGTACGTCCCTGTGTATCTTATCATCCCTTTGTACAAACAAAGCATCCTGTGATGGATGTTGTTATCATCCGCGAGAATGAGGAAGACCTTTATGCAGGAATAGAACATCGTCAGACAGATGAGGTTTATCAATGTTTAAAACTCATCTCCAGGCCCGGAACGGAAAAAATCATCCGCTATGCTTTTGAATATGCAAAGGCGTATAACAGAAAGAAAGTTACCTGCTTTACAAAAGACAATATTATGAAAATGACGGATGGGCTTTTTCATAAGGTATTTGAAGAAGTAGGGGAGGAATACCCGGATATTCAAAAGGAACACTGGATCGTTGATATTGGTGCTGCAAAGCTGGCAGATACACCGGAAGTATTCGATGTAATAGTAATGCCAAATTTGTATGGCGATATTCTGAGCGATGTAGCTGCGCAAATAACCGGTTCTGTTGGGCTGGCCGGAAGTGCCAATATAGGTGATGGCTTCGCCATGTTTGAAGCAATTCATGGTTCGGCTCCAAGGATTGCAGGAGCTAATAAAGCTAATCCTTCGGGCCTATTGCTGGGAGCCATTCAGATGCTGGTGCATATCGGACAGAAAGATGTTGCAGAAAAAATACAGAATGCCTGGCTTAAGACGCTGGAAGAAGGAATACATACTTACGACATATACAAAGAAGGAACATCAAAAGAAAAACTTGGAACAAAAGAGTTTGCAGATGCTGTAATTGACAGATTAGGCCAGCAACCTACGCAACTAAAGCCGGTTGCATATTCATCTTCCATTTCAAATTTCAACATACAGGTTTCAGCCCAACCCAAGGCAAAAAAAGAATTAGTAGGCATAGATGTGTTCCTGCAGGCAACAGGCACCACTGCAGAAGAAATAGCTAAATCTATTCAGCAATATACAAATGGTCATCTTCATTTAAGTATGATCACTAATCGTGGTACCAAAGTATGGCCCAATGGCTTTCCGGAAACTTTCTGCACAGATCACTGGCGCTGCAGGTTTAAAGCAACAGATAACAAAATCCTGAATTTCAGCCATGCTATAGAACTGCAATTAAAACTACACAACGCCAATCTTGATATTATTAAAACTGAAAACCTTTACCGTTTCGACGGCGAGCCGGCTTTCACAGCTGCACAGGGACAATAA
- a CDS encoding LysR family transcriptional regulator, translated as MNFTLNQLRIFVAVVDKKSITKASEELHMTQPAVSIQISNLQSQFDIPLIEVIARKVYVTEFGMELYKLAVTTLEHVNSIHYKTHSFRGLLSGKLRVSVVSTGKYIMPYYLKDFLKENPKIDLMIDVTNKSKVIESLEKNEVDFCLVSVLPKHIDLEEEILLPNKLVLTASAETDIKVKSRLHKSVFSDLPLIFREEGSGTRETMQKYFEKAGIIPKVKLELTSSEAVKQAVIAGLGYSILPVLSLKNELKLKSIKIIPVQGLPLKSNWRLIWLRQKKFSTVAQSYLDFIRKQKPDIYKNYFSWTEAY; from the coding sequence ATGAATTTTACACTCAATCAGCTGAGAATATTTGTCGCAGTAGTTGACAAAAAAAGTATTACAAAGGCATCGGAAGAACTTCACATGACACAGCCCGCAGTATCCATTCAGATAAGCAATCTTCAAAGTCAGTTTGATATTCCGTTAATTGAAGTAATAGCAAGAAAGGTATATGTAACAGAGTTTGGAATGGAGTTATATAAACTGGCTGTAACTACCCTGGAACATGTAAATTCGATACATTATAAGACCCACAGTTTTCGCGGCTTGCTTTCAGGAAAATTAAGGGTTTCTGTTGTATCAACCGGAAAATATATAATGCCGTATTACCTGAAAGATTTCCTGAAGGAAAATCCCAAGATTGACCTGATGATAGATGTGACCAATAAGTCAAAAGTGATTGAAAGCCTTGAGAAAAATGAGGTAGATTTTTGCCTGGTATCTGTATTGCCTAAACATATTGATCTTGAAGAAGAAATACTATTGCCCAATAAACTGGTACTAACAGCATCTGCGGAAACAGACATAAAGGTAAAAAGCCGCTTACACAAATCCGTTTTTAGTGATCTTCCGTTAATATTCAGGGAAGAGGGTTCAGGAACAAGGGAAACGATGCAAAAATATTTTGAAAAAGCTGGTATTATACCCAAAGTAAAACTGGAATTAACATCCAGTGAAGCAGTAAAACAAGCTGTAATTGCGGGGCTTGGCTATTCTATATTACCAGTGCTGAGTTTAAAGAATGAATTAAAACTAAAAAGCATAAAAATTATTCCTGTGCAAGGCTTGCCATTAAAATCTAACTGGCGTTTGATCTGGCTTAGGCAAAAGAAATTTTCTACAGTAGCACAATCCTACCTGGATTTTATAAGAAAACAAAAGCCCGATATTTATAAAAATTATTTTTCCTGGACAGAAGCATATTGA
- a CDS encoding alpha/beta fold hydrolase, which produces MKRRQNLFWTIPLLFLFFSCKKELQVNDEGNLVPKTVVNDASLSSVTVSGAMFHAETFGDPKNKMLVILHGGPGNDYRYLLNCKAFANEGYYVVFYDQRGSGLSQRFSKDSYSIQLMLDDLGAVIAHYRTSAAQKVFLLGHSWGAILATAYVNKYPAAINGVVMGEPGGFTWQDIMDYVNRSQDYRLSSETLNDATYLDQFLTGSDKDQAILDYKLGLLSASDASPDSPIGNEGLLPYWRAGAVVNRALFDLGEKEKPDFTTNLHQFTTPVLFCYSERNKAYGQAYAQKVSSAYPNVQLEKINNAGHDFISFSAGWNNFFPIALTYLNSL; this is translated from the coding sequence ATGAAACGAAGACAAAATTTATTCTGGACGATTCCATTACTGTTTCTTTTTTTCTCCTGTAAAAAAGAACTACAGGTTAATGATGAGGGTAACCTGGTTCCGAAAACCGTGGTGAATGATGCATCTCTTTCATCCGTTACGGTAAGCGGTGCCATGTTTCATGCCGAAACTTTTGGCGACCCTAAAAACAAAATGCTGGTGATCTTACATGGCGGCCCCGGGAATGATTACCGCTACCTGCTCAATTGTAAAGCATTTGCAAATGAGGGTTACTATGTGGTATTTTATGATCAGCGGGGTTCCGGCTTGTCGCAGCGTTTTAGCAAAGACAGCTATTCCATTCAATTAATGCTCGATGATCTCGGTGCTGTAATTGCCCACTACAGAACATCGGCTGCACAAAAGGTTTTTTTGCTGGGGCATTCGTGGGGTGCCATACTGGCGACCGCATATGTCAACAAGTATCCCGCTGCGATAAACGGTGTGGTGATGGGAGAACCCGGCGGTTTTACCTGGCAGGATATCATGGACTATGTAAACCGTTCACAGGATTACAGGCTCTCCAGCGAAACCCTGAACGATGCAACTTACCTCGACCAGTTTCTTACGGGCAGTGATAAAGACCAGGCCATACTCGACTACAAGCTTGGGTTACTTTCTGCTTCCGATGCATCGCCGGACAGCCCAATTGGCAATGAGGGCTTATTGCCATACTGGCGTGCAGGTGCAGTTGTGAACCGTGCATTATTTGATCTTGGCGAAAAGGAAAAACCTGATTTTACAACAAACCTGCATCAATTCACAACACCTGTACTCTTTTGTTACAGCGAACGCAACAAAGCTTATGGACAGGCTTATGCGCAGAAAGTATCATCGGCATACCCAAATGTTCAGCTTGAAAAGATCAACAATGCAGGTCATGACTTCATCAGCTTCTCCGCAGGATGGAACAACTTTTTTCCAATAGCTTTAACCTATTTAAACTCACTTTGA
- a CDS encoding helix-turn-helix domain-containing protein, with protein MIYLAGIFITIFLFIVLISKKRKSQADKILAAWLFFTGLHLVLFYLFVTKDYTQFPYLLGVEKGLPLVHGPFLFLYTLALTSAKKVTKVSLLHFIPVVILYGLMMPFFLMPPERKIDVYNHQGQGYEWLAVILIPAIMLSGIVYVILSFYLLRKHKKNIESQFSDTEKINLNWLRYLIYGTSVIWIIIIVGLDDDYIYTAVVVYVFFLGYFGIKQVGVFSNPVLQEDNSIVAKQQLNTETVNEIINPVTSSEAISLETDHDSNEAIESNEKVKYKKSSLTDEDAEKIHDDLERIMSDEQLFKDPELTLGELAQKLSIHPNTLSQVINSFEHKNFYDYINNLRIEEFKRITQQPDSKKYTLLSLAFKCGFNSKTAFNRNFKKAVGLSPTEYLSQSEIELG; from the coding sequence ATGATATATTTAGCAGGCATTTTTATTACCATTTTTCTTTTTATTGTTTTGATAAGCAAGAAAAGAAAATCGCAGGCTGATAAGATTTTAGCGGCCTGGTTGTTTTTTACAGGCCTGCACCTTGTTCTGTTTTACCTCTTTGTTACAAAAGATTATACGCAGTTCCCTTACCTGCTTGGTGTAGAGAAAGGTTTGCCGCTTGTACACGGACCGTTTTTGTTCCTGTACACATTGGCTTTAACAAGTGCAAAAAAAGTTACAAAAGTTAGTCTCCTGCATTTTATTCCCGTGGTGATCCTGTATGGATTAATGATGCCCTTTTTTCTCATGCCACCGGAAAGAAAAATTGATGTGTACAACCACCAGGGGCAGGGTTATGAATGGCTTGCAGTTATCTTAATTCCGGCCATAATGCTTTCAGGCATAGTATATGTTATTTTGAGCTTTTATCTTTTACGCAAGCACAAAAAGAATATAGAAAGCCAGTTTTCTGACACAGAAAAAATCAACCTCAACTGGCTTCGATATCTTATTTATGGCACTTCTGTTATATGGATAATTATTATTGTGGGTTTAGATGATGATTATATTTATACAGCAGTAGTTGTGTATGTATTTTTTCTTGGCTACTTCGGTATTAAACAGGTTGGTGTGTTTAGTAACCCGGTCTTGCAGGAAGATAATTCCATCGTTGCGAAGCAACAACTAAATACAGAAACGGTAAATGAAATTATAAATCCTGTGACATCTTCAGAAGCTATTTCTTTGGAAACGGATCATGATTCAAACGAAGCCATTGAATCAAACGAAAAAGTAAAATATAAGAAATCATCTTTAACAGATGAAGATGCTGAAAAAATTCATGATGATCTGGAACGCATTATGTCAGATGAACAACTTTTCAAGGACCCGGAACTTACCCTTGGAGAACTTGCACAAAAACTATCAATCCATCCTAATACGCTCTCACAGGTCATTAATTCTTTTGAGCACAAAAATTTTTATGATTATATCAACAACCTGCGTATTGAAGAATTTAAACGGATAACCCAACAACCCGACAGTAAAAAATATACCCTGCTTTCCCTTGCTTTTAAATGTGGATTCAATTCCAAGACAGCCTTTAACCGGAACTTCAAAAAAGCTGTTGGTCTATCTCCAACAGAATATCTTTCTCAATCAGAAATTGAGCTGGGCTAA